Proteins co-encoded in one Salarias fasciatus chromosome 4, fSalaFa1.1, whole genome shotgun sequence genomic window:
- the pick1 gene encoding PRKCA-binding protein isoform X2, protein MFTDMDYELEEDKLGIPTVPGTVNLKKDANNLIGISIGGGAQYCPCLYIVQVFDNTPAALDGTLAAGDEITGVNGKPVKGKTKVEVAKMIQAVQGEAVIHYNKLQADPKQGKSLDIDGLVKRLEELEKTAELYKGLMEHTKRLLRAFFELSQTHRAFGDVFSVIGVREPQAAASEAFVKFADAHRNIEKYGIQLLKTIKPMLHDLNTYLHKAIPDTKLTIRKYLDVKFEYLSYCLKVKEMDDEEYSSIAMGEPLYRVSTGNYEYRLVLRCRQEARARFAKMRKDVLEKIELLDQKHVQDIVFQLQRFVSGMSHYYDECYAVLKEADVFPIEVDLSRTMINYSSQSLSYTEDEDDEDGGGGGGGGGGEEGGSGADRQAENGAEKLIDDE, encoded by the exons ATGTTCACAGACATGGATtatgagctggaggaggacaagTT AGGGATACCAACAGTACCGGGTACTGTGAACCTGAAGAAAGATGCTAATAACCTTATTGGGATCAGCATCGGCGGGGGAGCACAGTACTGTCCTTGCCTCTATATTGTCCAG GTCTTCGATAACACCCCAGCAGCTTTGGATGGCACGCTGGCAGCAGGCGATGAAATCACGGGTGTGAACGGGAAACCAGTGAAGGGAAAAACTAAGGTGGAAGTGGCCAAGATGATTCAAGCTGTTCAG ggAGAAGCAGTAATTCACTACAACAAACTGCAGGCTGACCCAAAGCAGGGCAAGTCTCTGGATATAG ATGGACTGGTcaagagactggaagagttggAGAAAACGGCAGAACTCTACAAAG GGCTGATGGAGCACACTAAGAGACTACTCCGGGCTTTCTTTGAGCTTTCTCAAACGCACAGAG CATTCGGAGACGTTTTTTCCGTCATCGGCGTGCGAGAGCCTCAGGCTGCAGCCAGCGAGGCGTTTGTGAAGTTTGCCGACGCCCACCGCAACATTGAGAAATACGGCATTCAGCTGCTGAAGACCATCAAACCC ATGCTCCACGATCTGAACACGTACCTTCACAAGGCCATACCGGACACCAAGCTCACCATCCGCAAGTACCTGGATGTGAAGTTTGAATATCTG tcttaCTGCCTGAAGGTGAAGGAAATGGACGATGAAGAATACAGCAGCATC GCAATGGGAGAGCCTCTGTATCGTGTCAGCACCGGCAACTACGAGTACCGGCTTGTGCTGCGGTGTCGGCAGGAGGCGCGAGCTCGCTTCGCCAAAATGAGGAAAGACGTGCTGGAGAAGATAGAGCTCCTGGACCAGAAACACG tTCAGGACATCGTGTTCCAGCTGCAGCGCTTCGTCTCGGGCATGTCCCACTACTACGACGAGTGCTACGCCGTGCTGAAGGAGGCCGACGTCTTCCCCATCGAGGTGGACCTCTCCCGCACCATGATCAACTACAGCAGCCAGTCCCTCTCTTACaccgaggacgaggacgacgaggacgggggaggaggcggcggcggcggcggaggagaggaaggcGGGAGCGGCGCAGACAGACAAGCTGAGAACGGCGCCGAGAAACTGATCGATGACGAATGA
- the pick1 gene encoding PRKCA-binding protein isoform X1, whose amino-acid sequence MFTDMDYELEEDKLGIPTVPGTVNLKKDANNLIGISIGGGAQYCPCLYIVQVFDNTPAALDGTLAAGDEITGVNGKPVKGKTKVEVAKMIQAVQGEAVIHYNKLQADPKQGKSLDIVLKKVKHRLVENMSSGTADALGLSRAILCNDGLVKRLEELEKTAELYKGLMEHTKRLLRAFFELSQTHRAFGDVFSVIGVREPQAAASEAFVKFADAHRNIEKYGIQLLKTIKPMLHDLNTYLHKAIPDTKLTIRKYLDVKFEYLSYCLKVKEMDDEEYSSIAMGEPLYRVSTGNYEYRLVLRCRQEARARFAKMRKDVLEKIELLDQKHVQDIVFQLQRFVSGMSHYYDECYAVLKEADVFPIEVDLSRTMINYSSQSLSYTEDEDDEDGGGGGGGGGGEEGGSGADRQAENGAEKLIDDE is encoded by the exons ATGTTCACAGACATGGATtatgagctggaggaggacaagTT AGGGATACCAACAGTACCGGGTACTGTGAACCTGAAGAAAGATGCTAATAACCTTATTGGGATCAGCATCGGCGGGGGAGCACAGTACTGTCCTTGCCTCTATATTGTCCAG GTCTTCGATAACACCCCAGCAGCTTTGGATGGCACGCTGGCAGCAGGCGATGAAATCACGGGTGTGAACGGGAAACCAGTGAAGGGAAAAACTAAGGTGGAAGTGGCCAAGATGATTCAAGCTGTTCAG ggAGAAGCAGTAATTCACTACAACAAACTGCAGGCTGACCCAAAGCAGGGCAAGTCTCTGGATATAG tgctgaaaaaggtgaaacatcGCCTGGTGGAGAACATGAGCTCTGGCACCGCAGATGCTCTGGGACTCAGTAGAGCCATTCTGTGTAATG ATGGACTGGTcaagagactggaagagttggAGAAAACGGCAGAACTCTACAAAG GGCTGATGGAGCACACTAAGAGACTACTCCGGGCTTTCTTTGAGCTTTCTCAAACGCACAGAG CATTCGGAGACGTTTTTTCCGTCATCGGCGTGCGAGAGCCTCAGGCTGCAGCCAGCGAGGCGTTTGTGAAGTTTGCCGACGCCCACCGCAACATTGAGAAATACGGCATTCAGCTGCTGAAGACCATCAAACCC ATGCTCCACGATCTGAACACGTACCTTCACAAGGCCATACCGGACACCAAGCTCACCATCCGCAAGTACCTGGATGTGAAGTTTGAATATCTG tcttaCTGCCTGAAGGTGAAGGAAATGGACGATGAAGAATACAGCAGCATC GCAATGGGAGAGCCTCTGTATCGTGTCAGCACCGGCAACTACGAGTACCGGCTTGTGCTGCGGTGTCGGCAGGAGGCGCGAGCTCGCTTCGCCAAAATGAGGAAAGACGTGCTGGAGAAGATAGAGCTCCTGGACCAGAAACACG tTCAGGACATCGTGTTCCAGCTGCAGCGCTTCGTCTCGGGCATGTCCCACTACTACGACGAGTGCTACGCCGTGCTGAAGGAGGCCGACGTCTTCCCCATCGAGGTGGACCTCTCCCGCACCATGATCAACTACAGCAGCCAGTCCCTCTCTTACaccgaggacgaggacgacgaggacgggggaggaggcggcggcggcggcggaggagaggaaggcGGGAGCGGCGCAGACAGACAAGCTGAGAACGGCGCCGAGAAACTGATCGATGACGAATGA